TAAAATCTTTAGGTATTGTGAAAAAAGCTGCAGCATTAGCAAATATGGAAGTTGGCATGTTGGAGAAAGAAATCGGACAATTGATTATTCAAGCATGTGATGAAGTTATTGCTGGAAAATGGAATGATCAATTTATTGTCGATCCTATTCAAGGTGGTGCAGGAACATCAATTAATATGAATGCAAACGAAGTCATTGCAAATCGTGCTCTTGAGCTAATGGGAGAAGAAAAAGGGAATTATACATTCATTAGCCCAAATAGCCATATTAATATGTCACAATCAACAAATGATGCATTCCCAACGGCTATACATATCGCAGTACTGCGCTTAATGGATCAATTACTGGAAGCTACTAAAACGATGCAAAAAGCATTTGTTTCGAAAGCAAAAGAATTTGAAGGTATTATTAAAATGGGGCGTACTCATCTTCAAGATGCTGTGCCAATCTTATTGAGTCAAGAATTTGAATCATATAGTCGTGTCATTTCACGTGACATTGATCGAATTTCACTTTCGAGAAAACACTTATATGACATCAATATGGGTGCAACTGCCGTTGGTACAGGATTAAATGCAGATCCTTTATATATTAAATTAGTCGTTCGAAATCTTAGTGAATTCAGTGACTTACCATTAAAATGTGCCGAACATTTAGTGGACGCTACTCAAAATACAGATTGTTATACGGAAGTATCTGCAAATTTAAAAGTTTGTATGATTAATATGTCAAAAATCGCAAATGACTTTCGCTTAATGGCTTCTGGACCACGAGATGGTTTATTTGAAATCAAATTACCTGCTCGTCAACCAGGGTCATCAATCATGCCTGGAAAAGTAAATCCTGTAATGGCTGAAGTCGTAAACCAAGTAGCTTTCCAAGTCATGGGGAATGATTTAACTATTTCTGCAGCTTCTGAAGCTGGCCAATTTGAACTAAATGTCATGGAACCGGTTCTATTTTATAATTTAATCCAATCCATTTCGATTATGAATAATGTATTTACAGTATTTACTGAAAAATGTTTAGTAGGCATTACGGCAAATAAAGAACGTTTAAGAGAATACGTTGAAAAAAGTGTGGGAATTATCACTGCAGTAAATCCGCATATCGGATACGAACTTGCAGCTCAAATTGCAAAAGAAGCCATTGCTACCGGGGCTTCTGTACGTGAACTTTGTATACAATCTGGCGCTTTAACGGCAGAACAATTAGATTTAATATTAGATCCATTTGAAATGACACATCCTGGTATTGCTGGTGGTAGAACTCTTGTAAAGAGTTGATTGCAAAGTTTTAGTATGAAAAAGAAGTAAGGGAGTTTTTAATCAGATGATAAGTGTGGAACATTGGCGGACACATTTTCATTTGATAGAAAAATGTCCTGAATGCCAAATCAACATGATGAATTTAAAAACGCACTGAAGTGCATAGTGTTCAGGCACGCAAACTATTCAAAATAGTCTTGGTGCCTGGCACTATAAATCTAGTATTTAAGTCTAAGTATTGTTTTTTATACTTAGGCTTTAATTTGTTGGGAAGAAAAATAATAAATTAAAAAGGAGTGCAAAACAGTGAGGATAATAAGAACAGGAGTCACATATGATGACGAAATAAAAAATAAGTATCTCGTTAGGGAAGGGTAGCTTAAGGACCAGAGAAAAGCGCTTGTTCTGATGAAAAATCCAGGTCGGGCAGATGCATTTGTCCAAAACTAAACAACGCATGAAAGGTACTAGGCACTTATTGAATTCTGAATAGTGTGAGAACTCGGCGCCTTTCACTAAAAATATTTTTCATGTAAATAAGTCGGAAATATATAAAGGTGAACAAAACCTTGTATATTTTTGACTTAATTCTAAAGTGCCGGTTTATCATTCGCATCTGTACTTGAACTTAGGCTCTGTCTGAATATAAAAAGCATTTCTTACTTGTGCACACCAATTTGCAAAGGCTGATCTCCATTCAGGAGTGTTAAAGAATTGATCAACAGTTTGAGTTTCAGAATGCCAAACTATAAATAGGTTGAGTGGGGCAATTCCTCCTGCCCAAATTCCATTATTTGCGTCAGTGTCTTCTTCCCTTACTAATAATAATGGTAGACCAAATTGAAAAGCCATTGAAGGTTCTACTTGTGAATAAACAGATCCTTCCCAGACTGAGGTTGATGGTGGGCGTGATCCTGTATTGACCTCAACTGTTCGTATTTTAAAGCGACGAAGGTTTACTGCTAACATCCCATAGCTTGATGAAACTAACCGACGAATATCAGTTAAAATGGATTCGGGATAACTTTCGCTTAATGGTAATGTGCGCGGAAAAAGTAAAGCATTCTCAATCTCTAAAATCAGACGGTTTAGAAACCGTTGTTGGTTGTCATTTAAATGAGTTGTCGTACTTAAAAATATGGGAATACGATAAGCGCGGTCAATACACTCTTGATGTGCCGATTCTATTTTTACTATATCTTTACGTAAAGGGTTATACTCATTAATACTCACATTCTCACCTCTTTTCTATTAGTATATGGAAATGGAATAAGTGAACTTGGACAAAATAGCTAGATTCCGTAGTAATGTTAATTTTGTCTAAATTAGAATCAACGAGTTTATTTAATTTAACGAAGTAGGAAATAAGTAATCTATCATTAGTTATCCAAAATAAGATTGTGGGAATATCTATATAGATTATGAATACTTTGTGTTCAAGTTTTACCATGTCATTATGTTTTGTTCGGTGAACCGTATCATGTCCAATGTGGTGTTTATTACCTAAAACAAAAGATTATCAAAATAGCCCATCAAGCTACTCTGATAATCTTTTTTTATTTCTTCATATGCCTAATCTTCTCTTCATCCGGTGTAACAAACAACGTAGTCTGCTCAAAATAAATAACAAACCCCGGTTTAGCCCCACTCGGCTTCTTCACTTGCTTAATTATCGTATAATCCACTGGCACAGAAGCAGACTCCCGAGCTTTGCTAAAATACGCTGCAAGATTCGCTGCTTCTAAAAGAGCTGTTTCAGATGGATTATCGGAATGTATAACAACATGGGATCCTGGGATATCCTTGGTATGAAGCCAAGTGTCCGATTTTTTAGCTAACTTAAATGTAACAAAATCATTTTGTTTATTATTTTTACCGACTGAAATTTCTGTGCCATCTGAAGCAAAGAATTTTTCAGGTGTTGGTTTCGTTGGTTTTTTCTTCTTTTTGGATGCCCGTGCTTTTAATAAGCCTTGTTCAATTAACTCTTCTCGAATTTCTTCGATGTCTGTTGGAGATGCTTGCATCACTTGTTGCAGTAGTAATTCAAAGTAGGCAATATCTTCATTCGTAATCTCGAATTGTTGCTCGATTTTTAGTAATGCAGTTTTTGCTTTTGTATAGCGACTGTAGTAGCTTTGTGCATTTTGTGTTGCTGATTTTCGGTTATCTAAAGGAATGACAACTGTTTTTCCATCCTCATCGTAATAGTTCACTAGCTCCACTTCTTTTAGCCCTTTTTCAATTGAATAAGAGTTTGCCATTAATAGCTCTCCATACAATTGGAATGTATCTAGTTTTTCGGCTTGTTCGAAATCTTTTTGGAGTTTTTTCATCTTCAGCTTCAATTTGTTTAATTCGTTTTGAAGCCATTTTTCTAGGTCTCCTGCTTGTTGTTTTACACGATCTCGTTCAGCTTTGGCGAAATACACTCTGTCAAGTAAATTTCCTAGCGTTTTTTCGCTAAATTTGTCGCCACCTAGATGAGTTAATTCATTCGGTGAATAATACGTTTTTCCGCCTGATTCGACAATTTGTATCGCGGCTCCACCTTGTTCAAATTCCTTCATATATTTCTTGTAAATTTCGACACGATTCGCACTGTTGTGGAATCGATGAAGTAATTCTTTTGCATGTAAAGGAGAGAAACCGGAAATCTGCTCGACGATCTCATTGGATTCATTGACCGATTGAATCACTTTCAACAGTTCCTCCGAATACGCTAAGGGATGGAGCTTATTTTGAGCAGGAGGTGCAATATAAGGCTGACCAGGTAAAATTGTTCGGTAACTATTCATGGAAGGCGATAAGTGCTTTATGCTTTCCAAGATTAGATTTCGAGTTGGGTCAACTAATAGTAAGTTACTATGACGCCCCATGATTTCCATATGGATTTCTCGTGTAATGTCATCTCCAATTTCATTTTTACTTTGAATTTGGAAGATAATAATACGATCTGTTTCATGTTGGCGAATAGAAGAAATGATTCCACCTTCTAAATGTTTACGTAAAACCATGCAAAATAATGGAGGTGTTGCAGGATTGTCAATTGTTTCGTTTGTAATTTGCACACGTGAATAAGAAGGGTGTACAGAAAACAATAATTTAAAGTTCTGTCCTTGTGCACGAATTTGCATTAAAATTTCTTGCGCATTTGGTTGATGTATTTTAGAAATACGTCCCGTTACTAATTGTTGCAATTCATTTTTCATTGAAATTGTAAATAAACCATCAAAAGCCATAATATGTCCTCTTTCAAAACTATATTTTTTTCTGGCTTTGTACGCCAGCTTGTTATTTTAGTACACTTATATTACAGATTTTTCTATTTCAGCGCCTTGCTAGTAGATTGAAGAATTCTTATTTAGTTTTTTTAGAAACTATTTACTGAATCATAACCTCTTATAAAAGGATTTAGCGCGGAGGTAATTTTTTTTGCGACGAGCTTTGCGCAGGAGCATGAGACTCCTGCGGGATCAGCGAGAC
The nucleotide sequence above comes from Psychrobacillus glaciei. Encoded proteins:
- a CDS encoding Rqc2 family fibronectin-binding protein, which codes for MAFDGLFTISMKNELQQLVTGRISKIHQPNAQEILMQIRAQGQNFKLLFSVHPSYSRVQITNETIDNPATPPLFCMVLRKHLEGGIISSIRQHETDRIIIFQIQSKNEIGDDITREIHMEIMGRHSNLLLVDPTRNLILESIKHLSPSMNSYRTILPGQPYIAPPAQNKLHPLAYSEELLKVIQSVNESNEIVEQISGFSPLHAKELLHRFHNSANRVEIYKKYMKEFEQGGAAIQIVESGGKTYYSPNELTHLGGDKFSEKTLGNLLDRVYFAKAERDRVKQQAGDLEKWLQNELNKLKLKMKKLQKDFEQAEKLDTFQLYGELLMANSYSIEKGLKEVELVNYYDEDGKTVVIPLDNRKSATQNAQSYYSRYTKAKTALLKIEQQFEITNEDIAYFELLLQQVMQASPTDIEEIREELIEQGLLKARASKKKKKPTKPTPEKFFASDGTEISVGKNNKQNDFVTFKLAKKSDTWLHTKDIPGSHVVIHSDNPSETALLEAANLAAYFSKARESASVPVDYTIIKQVKKPSGAKPGFVIYFEQTTLFVTPDEEKIRHMKK
- the aspA gene encoding aspartate ammonia-lyase: MVTTEFRMEKDFLGEKEIPKNAYYGVQTMRAVENFPITGYRIHPELIKSLGIVKKAAALANMEVGMLEKEIGQLIIQACDEVIAGKWNDQFIVDPIQGGAGTSINMNANEVIANRALELMGEEKGNYTFISPNSHINMSQSTNDAFPTAIHIAVLRLMDQLLEATKTMQKAFVSKAKEFEGIIKMGRTHLQDAVPILLSQEFESYSRVISRDIDRISLSRKHLYDINMGATAVGTGLNADPLYIKLVVRNLSEFSDLPLKCAEHLVDATQNTDCYTEVSANLKVCMINMSKIANDFRLMASGPRDGLFEIKLPARQPGSSIMPGKVNPVMAEVVNQVAFQVMGNDLTISAASEAGQFELNVMEPVLFYNLIQSISIMNNVFTVFTEKCLVGITANKERLREYVEKSVGIITAVNPHIGYELAAQIAKEAIATGASVRELCIQSGALTAEQLDLILDPFEMTHPGIAGGRTLVKS